The Chryseolinea soli genome contains a region encoding:
- a CDS encoding tetratricopeptide repeat protein, with protein sequence MKPIAITVALLCCFITPTYAQHGDDVDSLEYFSDQEDLEKATVYLDNLIKMDPTSAALRMRRAEWLVKMRQFDEAKKEFTKVIEIDPAIWQAHGQRGSIYLNSKQYDSAILDFTQIMGTSREVDSLTYSFRAYAYLESKNYKAASRDYDSIIRLRPKDPNLLNNRSYAREQLGDLKGALQDVNDAIDADKTYVRAYGPRALLYLRMGDRDEALASIEVYLKAYPRDEMANCLAGELLSHKRDYENAIPHLTVCVQKEARKDAYLLRAMAYYNTGDCSAAITDFLKILTFKLSAPEEAEALYHIGVCKNRQKPKSGCDYIRRAFQKGTYDEKQKHALLTECQ encoded by the coding sequence ATGAAACCGATAGCCATTACTGTTGCACTTCTCTGTTGCTTCATCACACCTACGTATGCGCAACACGGCGACGATGTTGACAGTCTGGAATATTTTAGTGACCAGGAAGATTTGGAAAAGGCCACCGTCTATTTGGACAACCTTATAAAAATGGATCCAACCTCGGCTGCCCTCCGGATGCGGAGAGCCGAATGGCTGGTCAAAATGCGCCAGTTTGACGAAGCAAAAAAAGAATTCACCAAAGTCATTGAGATCGATCCGGCAATATGGCAAGCTCACGGACAAAGAGGATCGATCTATCTGAATTCCAAACAATACGATTCTGCTATACTTGATTTCACCCAGATCATGGGCACGAGCCGGGAAGTGGATTCGTTGACGTATTCATTCAGGGCATATGCCTACCTGGAATCGAAAAATTATAAGGCGGCGTCGCGTGACTATGATTCTATCATCCGGCTGAGACCCAAAGATCCTAACCTCTTAAACAACCGGTCTTATGCCCGCGAGCAACTGGGTGATCTTAAGGGTGCGTTGCAAGACGTGAATGACGCGATCGATGCCGACAAAACATATGTCAGGGCGTATGGACCTCGAGCCCTTCTTTATTTACGGATGGGTGATCGGGATGAAGCCCTTGCCAGTATAGAAGTGTATCTAAAAGCTTATCCCCGCGATGAAATGGCAAATTGTCTGGCAGGGGAGCTTTTGTCTCATAAAAGGGATTATGAAAATGCAATTCCTCACCTCACGGTATGCGTGCAAAAAGAGGCTCGCAAAGACGCCTATCTGTTAAGAGCGATGGCCTATTACAACACAGGCGACTGCTCGGCGGCGATAACGGATTTTTTAAAAATCTTAACATTCAAACTCAGCGCGCCAGAAGAGGCCGAAGCATTGTATCACATCGGTGTCTGCAAGAACCGGCAAAAACCGAAATCGGGATGCGATTATATCAGGAGGGCATTTCAAAAAGGCACATATGATGAAAAGCAAAAGCATGCCTTATTGACGGAATGTCAATGA
- a CDS encoding ABC transporter ATP-binding protein encodes MKELKYLNKYLLKYKWLLLFGTLWVIISNIFQIVPAIIVRHSIDLVADNIRIFQAFKGTPQQQDYFKVFAFGILVYAGLILLMAFLRGIFLYFVRQTLIVMSRYVEYDLKNEIFEHYQTLPLSFYRRNNTGDLMNRIAEDVGRVRMYLGPAIMYGLQLITLFMMLIPFMFSKSPELTLYALSPLPFLSLSIFLVNNKMERRSEQIQKSQSRLSTFVQEAFSGIRVLKSFNREQQSLSKFESETDIYRRQSLKLTKVQSLFFPLIMGLIGISTILTVYAGSVQVIQGNLTFGNIAEFIIYVNLLTWPVTSLGWTSSLVQRAEASQKRINEFLKIQTNIVSEKKLDREIQGKLEFKNVSFTYPDTGIKALKNISFSIQPGESLAIIGTTGSGKSTVSALVSRLYDARDGEILIDGVPIADYDLHALRTQIGYVPQDVFLFSDTIYNNIGFGLKDPEEEKVIQAAKDADVYENIMGFPNGFSTRVGERGITLSGGQKQRVSIARAIVREPKILMLDDALSAVDTKTENTILNSLKRIMQGRTTIIISHRVSSAKLANRIVVLVDGHIVEEGTHDALIAAEGMYKDLFEKQGQLDEAEAKDYDQ; translated from the coding sequence ATGAAAGAATTAAAGTACCTCAATAAATACCTGTTAAAATATAAATGGCTGCTCCTCTTCGGAACGCTGTGGGTCATCATCTCCAACATTTTTCAGATCGTTCCCGCCATCATCGTGCGACACTCCATCGACCTGGTGGCCGATAATATCCGCATCTTCCAAGCCTTCAAAGGCACACCGCAACAGCAGGATTATTTCAAAGTTTTTGCCTTCGGCATCTTAGTCTATGCAGGACTTATTTTATTGATGGCCTTCCTGCGCGGCATCTTCCTCTACTTTGTGCGGCAAACGCTGATCGTGATGTCGCGCTACGTGGAATATGATCTGAAGAATGAGATCTTCGAGCATTATCAAACCCTCCCCCTCAGCTTTTACAGAAGGAACAACACCGGCGACCTTATGAACCGCATTGCCGAAGATGTTGGGCGCGTGCGGATGTATCTGGGGCCTGCCATTATGTACGGTCTTCAGCTCATCACGCTGTTCATGATGCTGATCCCTTTCATGTTCAGCAAAAGCCCCGAGCTAACATTGTATGCACTCAGCCCGCTGCCTTTTCTTTCGCTCAGCATTTTTTTGGTAAACAATAAAATGGAAAGAAGGTCGGAGCAGATCCAGAAAAGTCAATCGCGTCTCTCCACGTTTGTTCAAGAAGCCTTCAGCGGTATTCGTGTATTGAAATCCTTTAACCGGGAACAGCAGTCGCTCTCCAAGTTCGAATCGGAAACCGATATCTATCGCCGGCAATCGCTGAAGCTCACCAAAGTGCAGTCACTCTTTTTCCCGCTCATCATGGGGCTGATCGGCATCAGCACGATCCTCACCGTGTATGCCGGAAGTGTGCAGGTGATCCAAGGAAACCTCACCTTTGGCAACATCGCCGAGTTCATCATCTATGTGAACTTGTTAACATGGCCCGTCACTTCATTGGGATGGACCAGCAGCCTTGTGCAACGCGCCGAAGCTTCGCAGAAACGCATCAATGAGTTTTTGAAGATCCAGACCAACATCGTCTCGGAAAAAAAACTCGATCGCGAGATCCAGGGAAAGCTGGAGTTCAAAAATGTATCCTTTACCTATCCCGACACGGGAATCAAAGCGTTAAAAAATATTTCGTTCTCCATCCAGCCCGGCGAGTCGCTGGCCATCATCGGCACTACCGGCTCGGGCAAAAGCACGGTGTCGGCGCTGGTCTCGCGTTTGTATGACGCGCGCGATGGCGAGATCCTGATCGACGGTGTCCCCATCGCCGACTACGACCTGCACGCGCTGCGAACCCAGATCGGTTATGTGCCGCAAGATGTATTTCTTTTTAGCGACACCATTTATAACAACATCGGCTTCGGCTTGAAGGACCCCGAAGAGGAGAAGGTGATCCAGGCCGCGAAAGATGCGGATGTGTATGAAAACATTATGGGCTTTCCCAACGGATTCAGTACACGCGTGGGCGAGCGGGGCATTACCTTATCCGGTGGACAGAAGCAACGCGTGTCGATTGCGCGGGCCATTGTGCGTGAGCCGAAGATATTGATGTTGGATGATGCGCTGTCGGCAGTGGATACGAAAACGGAGAACACCATCTTGAATAGCCTGAAGCGGATCATGCAAGGACGTACGACCATCATCATCTCTCATCGCGTGTCGTCTGCCAAGTTAGCAAACCGCATTGTGGTGCTTGTCGATGGTCATATTGTCGAAGAAGGCACGCACGATGCGCTCATCGCGGCCGAGGGTATGTACAAAGACCTCTTCGAAAAACAAGGACAGCTCGACGAGGCCGAGGCAAAGGATTATGACCAATAG
- a CDS encoding Glu/Leu/Phe/Val family dehydrogenase, which translates to MEIKELEKVQHAGIFGTLSQLGHEQVVFCQDSATGLKAIIAIHNTVLGPALGGTRMWNYTSEQEALTDVLRLSRGMTFKAAISGLNLGGGKAVIIGDANTMKTEAFLRRFGKFVNSLNGKYITAEDVNMKTTDMEFVAMETKHVTGLPESMGGGGDPSPVTAYGVYLGMKATAKKVYGNDSLSGKKIAVQGIGQVGMHLVEHLVKENATVYITDIHEAKVADIVRKHGVTAVGQDAIYDLDMDIYAPCALGATVNDDTIVRLKCSIIAGAANNQLKDEVKHGYMLVDRSIAYAPDFLINAGGLINVYNEYLGHYNRQRVMEQTEKIYDTCLNILNLATREKLSSQEAAIKLCEKRIAEMALVKVSR; encoded by the coding sequence ATGGAGATTAAAGAACTTGAAAAAGTGCAACACGCGGGCATCTTCGGCACGCTGTCACAACTGGGTCATGAACAAGTCGTGTTTTGTCAGGATTCGGCCACGGGCCTCAAAGCGATCATTGCCATTCACAACACAGTGCTGGGTCCCGCCCTCGGCGGCACGCGCATGTGGAACTACACTTCAGAGCAAGAAGCCCTCACGGACGTTTTGCGTCTCTCGCGCGGCATGACCTTCAAAGCCGCCATCAGCGGTCTGAACCTGGGCGGTGGCAAGGCTGTCATCATCGGCGACGCCAACACCATGAAAACGGAAGCCTTCCTGCGCCGTTTCGGAAAATTTGTGAACAGCCTCAATGGCAAATACATCACTGCCGAAGACGTGAACATGAAAACGACCGACATGGAGTTTGTCGCCATGGAAACCAAACACGTCACCGGCCTCCCCGAATCCATGGGGGGTGGCGGAGATCCTTCGCCGGTAACGGCCTATGGCGTTTACCTGGGCATGAAAGCCACCGCTAAAAAAGTATACGGCAACGACAGCCTCAGCGGCAAGAAGATTGCAGTTCAGGGCATTGGCCAAGTGGGCATGCACCTCGTGGAACATCTCGTAAAAGAAAACGCCACGGTCTACATCACCGACATCCACGAAGCCAAAGTAGCCGACATCGTCCGCAAACACGGCGTGACGGCCGTAGGTCAGGATGCCATCTATGACCTCGACATGGACATCTACGCCCCCTGCGCCCTGGGTGCCACGGTAAACGACGACACGATCGTCCGCCTCAAGTGCAGCATCATCGCCGGCGCCGCCAACAACCAGCTCAAAGACGAAGTAAAACACGGCTACATGCTGGTTGACCGCTCCATCGCCTACGCTCCCGACTTCCTCATCAATGCCGGAGGACTGATCAATGTCTATAACGAATACCTCGGGCACTATAACCGCCAGCGGGTTATGGAGCAAACGGAGAAGATCTATGATACGTGCTTGAATATTTTAAACCTGGCCACCCGCGAGAAGCTGTCGAGCCAGGAAGCGGCCATAAAGCTGTGTGAGAAGCGGATAGCGGAGATGGCGCTTGTGAAAGTATCGAGATAG
- the nusB gene encoding transcription antitermination factor NusB, whose amino-acid sequence MLNRRSLRIKVMQSLFALQQCKEANYELCLEKINEAFLPDLNSMEVQDKPLLNAQKKKAAKLFESTFAKHETSVDHEDAKIKKVVNECFVFYSKQTKKDTDFFRKNLVSEVEKIYDRYIEVLKLVPAFAELAAADKKVSHKNFVNNAWIKGLVESEALNKDALKLGRHWQDKPERVKVWFRDVIRQENEYLNYLDKKSPTLEDQKKFINHLYKKVILGKTVINDFFEEEVLRWAEDKDIVKGMVEKTIKSFDPEAKTPLTLHTLSINWDDDKAFIENLYDTTASLDVKYKELIANNTRNWEVDRLPLTDRVILEMAIAELLIFPNIPVKVSMNEYIELAKNYSTPNSRQFINGILDVIAKELKDAGTLKKSGRGLIDNK is encoded by the coding sequence ATGCTTAACAGAAGAAGCCTTCGAATAAAAGTGATGCAGAGCCTGTTTGCACTGCAACAATGCAAAGAAGCCAATTATGAATTGTGCCTCGAAAAAATAAACGAAGCCTTTTTGCCCGACCTCAATTCCATGGAGGTGCAGGACAAGCCGCTGCTGAACGCCCAAAAGAAAAAGGCGGCAAAACTGTTTGAATCCACGTTTGCCAAGCATGAGACCTCGGTGGACCATGAAGATGCCAAGATCAAGAAAGTGGTGAACGAATGCTTCGTTTTCTACAGCAAACAAACCAAAAAAGACACCGATTTTTTCCGCAAGAACCTGGTGAGCGAAGTAGAGAAGATCTACGACCGCTACATCGAGGTGCTCAAGCTGGTGCCGGCCTTTGCCGAACTGGCTGCCGCCGATAAAAAAGTGAGCCACAAAAATTTTGTGAACAACGCCTGGATAAAGGGCCTGGTGGAAAGTGAAGCGCTGAACAAAGACGCCCTGAAATTGGGCCGTCACTGGCAGGACAAGCCGGAGCGCGTGAAGGTGTGGTTCCGCGATGTGATCCGCCAGGAAAATGAATACCTGAACTATCTCGACAAGAAAAGTCCCACGCTGGAAGACCAGAAAAAATTCATCAACCACCTCTACAAAAAAGTGATCCTGGGAAAGACCGTCATCAACGACTTTTTTGAGGAAGAGGTGTTGCGTTGGGCAGAGGACAAGGACATTGTGAAAGGCATGGTGGAGAAGACCATCAAGTCGTTCGATCCCGAGGCAAAGACGCCGCTGACCTTGCACACGTTGTCGATCAACTGGGACGACGACAAGGCATTTATTGAAAACCTGTACGACACCACCGCGTCGCTGGATGTGAAATACAAAGAGCTTATTGCCAACAACACGCGCAACTGGGAGGTGGACCGTTTGCCGCTGACCGACCGGGTGATCCTGGAGATGGCCATTGCCGAGTTGCTGATTTTCCCCAACATTCCGGTAAAAGTTTCTATGAACGAATACATCGAGCTGGCCAAGAACTACAGCACCCCCAACAGCCGCCAGTTCATCAACGGCATTCTCGACGTGATTGCCAAGGAATTGAAAGACGCCGGCACCCTGAAAAAGAGCGGTCGCGGGTTGATCGACAACAAATAA
- a CDS encoding YtxH domain-containing protein, with the protein MSKKSGNTLMAFLFGAAAGAILGILYAPDKGTNTREKLSFQLDKYRNMLQDLINDFVSGKETPLTSEAKSQGQKVVDEAKNKAERLLEDVDDLLEQIRGKKG; encoded by the coding sequence ATGAGCAAAAAGAGCGGAAATACATTGATGGCTTTTCTTTTCGGTGCGGCAGCGGGCGCGATTTTGGGCATACTGTACGCTCCCGACAAGGGAACAAATACCCGTGAAAAGTTGTCGTTCCAGTTAGACAAATACCGGAACATGCTCCAGGACCTGATCAACGATTTCGTGTCAGGTAAAGAAACACCGCTCACCAGCGAAGCCAAATCGCAGGGCCAGAAAGTGGTGGACGAAGCGAAGAACAAGGCCGAGCGCCTGTTGGAAGATGTGGACGACTTGTTGGAACAGATCCGCGGCAAAAAAGGTTAA
- a CDS encoding DUF1573 domain-containing protein, protein MKQYLVKPFILLAFVAVMTSACKDKNAEKRIAQLESRLAELEGKKTATPGAPAPTTPAPEAKPEGPLPKMEFQTQDHDFGTINEGDVVEYTYAFKNTGEAPLIIQGAQGSCGCTVPDWTKESIPVGGTGFVKAKFDSNGKSNIQNKTVTVTANTWPKQTVLRFKAMVTPKAGPAK, encoded by the coding sequence ATGAAACAGTATTTGGTAAAGCCTTTCATTCTGCTGGCCTTTGTGGCCGTGATGACCAGCGCCTGCAAGGACAAGAACGCCGAGAAGCGGATCGCACAACTGGAAAGCCGCCTGGCTGAATTAGAAGGCAAGAAAACCGCCACACCGGGAGCACCCGCCCCCACCACGCCGGCCCCTGAGGCAAAACCCGAAGGCCCGCTGCCCAAGATGGAATTCCAGACCCAAGACCACGACTTCGGCACGATCAACGAAGGCGATGTAGTGGAATATACTTATGCCTTTAAAAACACCGGCGAAGCACCCCTCATCATCCAAGGTGCGCAAGGCTCCTGCGGATGCACGGTGCCCGATTGGACAAAAGAGTCCATCCCGGTTGGTGGAACGGGCTTTGTGAAAGCGAAATTCGACAGCAACGGAAAATCCAATATTCAGAACAAGACCGTGACGGTAACGGCCAACACCTGGCCCAAACAAACGGTGCTGCGCTTCAAGGCGATGGTGACCCCCAAGGCGGGCCCTGCGAAGTAA
- the yajC gene encoding preprotein translocase subunit YajC, translated as MYSILLQASSGFQVQQLIPIAGIILVFYFFMIRPQQKKAKDGKKFIDELKKGDYVVTIGGAHGYIAEMEGDTFILEVEKGGRIRFNKTAISMEATKAANTKK; from the coding sequence ATGTATTCCATCCTATTGCAAGCATCATCCGGATTTCAGGTACAACAATTGATCCCCATTGCCGGTATTATCCTGGTGTTTTATTTCTTCATGATCCGTCCGCAGCAAAAGAAAGCCAAAGACGGAAAGAAGTTCATCGACGAACTGAAGAAGGGCGACTATGTTGTAACTATTGGAGGCGCACACGGTTATATAGCCGAAATGGAAGGCGATACCTTTATCTTGGAAGTGGAGAAAGGCGGACGCATCCGCTTCAATAAGACCGCCATTTCAATGGAGGCTACCAAAGCCGCCAACACAAAAAAATAA
- a CDS encoding YbbR-like domain-containing protein, producing the protein MSFFKSIFNILRFNRKNWNAIVLCIFAAMVFWFFNALNKNYTTNINFPLAFDYDHENFVPVRPLPKSVRINVSGIGWNLFRRSAGLKVPALVISLERPADVRKIVGSTLPALFSTQLEEFKINFVISDTLRIAIEPKASRWIHLRLDSPSILFRDGYAITSPVSVVPDSVFIEGPQKLINSLSSQLYLKIPDRNIDENFHDDVEVTFLNNELVKRDPPTVAVSFSVDRMVERDDSISLKVINPPKRAWAFIERKKIPCKVTIPQSALASYHPDSVKAVVDLGNLGRGEKKLFPVLTGLPPYSKVLAVDSIYVKF; encoded by the coding sequence ATGAGTTTTTTCAAATCCATATTCAACATACTTCGATTTAACCGGAAAAACTGGAACGCCATCGTGCTGTGCATTTTTGCCGCGATGGTGTTCTGGTTTTTTAATGCCCTCAACAAGAACTACACCACCAATATTAATTTTCCGTTAGCCTTTGATTACGACCACGAAAACTTTGTCCCCGTGCGCCCGTTGCCCAAGTCGGTGCGCATCAACGTTTCGGGCATCGGTTGGAACCTGTTCCGCCGCAGTGCCGGGTTGAAAGTGCCCGCGCTCGTGATCTCCCTGGAGCGACCTGCCGACGTGAGAAAGATCGTGGGGAGCACTTTGCCGGCGTTGTTCTCCACACAGTTGGAAGAGTTTAAGATCAACTTCGTTATTAGCGACACCCTGCGCATCGCCATCGAACCCAAGGCCTCGCGCTGGATCCATCTGCGCCTCGATTCGCCGAGCATCTTATTTCGCGATGGCTATGCCATCACAAGCCCCGTCTCGGTCGTGCCGGATTCGGTGTTTATCGAAGGGCCGCAAAAGCTCATCAACAGTTTGTCCAGCCAGTTGTATTTGAAGATACCCGATCGCAACATCGACGAGAACTTTCACGACGATGTGGAGGTTACATTCCTGAACAACGAGTTGGTGAAGCGCGACCCCCCGACCGTGGCCGTGAGCTTCTCCGTCGATCGCATGGTGGAGCGCGACGACTCCATTTCACTGAAAGTGATCAATCCGCCCAAGCGCGCATGGGCTTTCATCGAGCGAAAGAAAATTCCCTGCAAGGTGACGATCCCGCAAAGTGCGTTGGCTTCTTATCATCCTGACTCGGTAAAAGCGGTAGTTGATTTAGGGAACCTGGGCCGTGGAGAAAAGAAACTCTTCCCGGTGTTGACGGGTTTACCTCCCTATTCAAAAGTGCTTGCCGTGGACTCCATTTACGTAAAGTTTTAA
- the coaE gene encoding dephospho-CoA kinase (Dephospho-CoA kinase (CoaE) performs the final step in coenzyme A biosynthesis.) — MHQPLQIGITGGIGSGKSLVSRIFRALNVPTYDADSHAKELMTTDGILVQQIKKEFGELSFHEDGSLNRGYLSRTVFNDVEKLERLNRLVHPRVGQNYKQWVARNRHYPYVLKEAALLFEAGSHQSLDKVIVVHAPEALRIKRVLARDPQRTEEQVKAIIRNQMPEEEKMKQADHIVVNDETALLIPQVLELHQQFIAVGLTPSRA, encoded by the coding sequence TTGCATCAACCGCTACAAATTGGCATTACAGGGGGCATCGGCTCAGGCAAGAGCCTGGTAAGCAGAATTTTCCGGGCACTAAACGTACCCACGTATGATGCTGACAGCCACGCGAAAGAACTAATGACCACCGATGGAATACTCGTGCAACAGATCAAGAAAGAATTCGGAGAATTGTCGTTCCATGAGGATGGGAGCCTGAACCGTGGATACTTGAGCCGCACTGTGTTTAATGATGTAGAGAAGTTGGAAAGACTGAACCGTTTGGTGCATCCGCGGGTAGGCCAAAATTACAAACAATGGGTAGCGCGTAACCGGCACTATCCTTATGTCCTGAAAGAGGCCGCCCTGCTCTTTGAAGCAGGGTCTCATCAATCACTAGACAAAGTTATCGTGGTTCACGCTCCGGAAGCCTTGAGAATAAAACGTGTGCTCGCCAGAGACCCGCAGCGCACAGAAGAACAAGTAAAAGCCATCATCCGAAACCAAATGCCGGAGGAAGAAAAAATGAAACAGGCAGACCACATTGTCGTAAACGATGAAACAGCGTTGTTGATTCCGCAGGTTCTGGAGTTGCACCAACAGTTCATCGCCGTCGGCCTGACTCCTTCACGCGCCTGA
- a CDS encoding efflux RND transporter periplasmic adaptor subunit yields MRISGVFFAVVVLASCAKKKDFATGGKKPQGPLSVDGFVVSARSISEKIEVPGSLLPFEETPIRAEVGGRIVQLNIKEGGLVQGGTLLVKLFDKDLQASLHKLEVQLQIKQKTEERSNELLKINGISQQDYDLSALDVENLKADIESTRIAISKTEIRAPYTGRVGLRGISLGSYIAPTDIITTLRQVDKLKLEFSIPEKYAKEIVAGYVVTFMVDGGKDYHRATVMATENSVDANTRTLKVRATVNENHRELVPGVFAKVNLQLGKDDQALLVPTQSIIPTARDKQVILLRKDSASYTVVETGIRDSAFVQIVKGLKVGDTVITTGLMAIRPNAKIKVMRVSSQK; encoded by the coding sequence TTGAGAATCAGTGGAGTATTTTTTGCCGTAGTGGTACTGGCGTCGTGCGCAAAAAAGAAAGATTTCGCGACCGGTGGCAAGAAGCCGCAAGGGCCGTTGTCGGTGGATGGATTTGTGGTAAGCGCCCGTTCGATCAGCGAAAAAATTGAAGTGCCCGGCTCGTTATTGCCTTTCGAAGAAACACCTATTCGCGCGGAAGTGGGAGGGCGCATCGTGCAATTGAACATCAAAGAAGGTGGTCTCGTCCAGGGAGGAACGTTGTTGGTGAAATTGTTCGACAAAGACCTGCAAGCCAGCCTCCACAAGCTGGAAGTGCAATTGCAGATCAAGCAAAAGACCGAAGAACGCAGCAACGAGCTGTTGAAGATCAATGGCATCAGCCAACAAGACTATGACCTCAGCGCACTCGATGTAGAAAACCTGAAAGCCGATATTGAGTCCACCCGCATCGCCATTTCCAAGACAGAGATCCGCGCGCCGTATACCGGCAGAGTTGGTTTACGCGGCATCAGTCTCGGTTCCTACATCGCGCCCACCGACATCATCACCACGTTGCGCCAGGTAGACAAACTGAAACTTGAATTTTCTATTCCTGAAAAATATGCCAAGGAGATTGTAGCCGGATACGTAGTCACCTTCATGGTCGACGGCGGCAAGGACTATCACCGAGCCACGGTGATGGCCACCGAAAACAGCGTAGACGCCAACACGCGTACACTCAAAGTGCGGGCCACCGTGAACGAGAACCACCGCGAGCTGGTGCCCGGCGTATTTGCCAAAGTGAATTTGCAATTGGGTAAAGACGACCAGGCATTGCTGGTGCCGACCCAGTCCATCATTCCCACGGCCCGCGACAAGCAAGTTATTTTACTCCGAAAAGACAGCGCCTCCTATACGGTGGTCGAAACCGGTATCCGCGACTCAGCCTTTGTTCAGATCGTGAAAGGGTTGAAAGTAGGCGATACCGTGATCACTACCGGGTTAATGGCCATCCGGCCGAATGCAAAGATTAAAGTCATGCGGGTTTCATCCCAGAAGTGA